The Equus quagga isolate Etosha38 chromosome 10, UCLA_HA_Equagga_1.0, whole genome shotgun sequence genome includes a region encoding these proteins:
- the RTL5 gene encoding retrotransposon Gag-like protein 5 produces the protein MSEAAGNLNSLRMANVALREELNALRGENANLGLQLGRALAEVNSLRGNVSSYIRWPVPVVPVLAEENFEFPLSEIDAVPEGELPFLCWPPPRAEPEYAPDELLISVIQDCGTSDGPADPPPLPIPPPPPLPPPPSKELPSQPPLPPLERPEIEPFSGDPVYLAEFLMQLETFIADHEDHFPGGAERVAFLISFFTGEAKDWAISVTQEGSPLHANFPRFLDEIRKEFRGPIPPSVAKKAIRKLKQGDCTLGSYADAFQFLAQFLSWDDCRLQNQFLKGLSEFFRKELLWSTEMADLDELILECVEIERKVRVPKPVPLPGVRNIFFPFAADSNIGESEEDYYSGDEDEEARRRRLYDKDQRRRVRAIQQEMREKEEEERRKKEDEMRKKEKEMKQKQEEEEVDVEGEEQVDVEAEEEEEMRKKNEEEDKNKDEEDDDEDGGQEPEREPEQEQETEDETQDDDLDELMEMEPTYANASSQTSGYYHENFLEASPPIIQPSRRRNQNRVPLLEGLPGTNSPFYSSPPLIRRAGRLGQRQIRRRPPVLFRLTPRQGGHRAARGRIRV, from the coding sequence ATGTCCGAGGCGGCGGGAAATCTCAATAGCCTCCGCATGGCGAACGTGGCCCTGCGAGAAGAATTAAATGCCCTTCGCGGGGAGAATGCCAATTTGGGTCTTCAGCTCGGAAGAGCCCTGGCCGAGGTTAATTCCTTGCGGGGCAATGTCTCGAGCTACATCCGCTGGCCAGTGCCCGTGGTGCCCGTCCTTGCCGAGGAGAACTTTGAGTTCCCGCTCAGTGAGATCGACGCCGTTCCCGAGGGCGAGCTGCCCTTCCTGTGCTGGCCTCCCCCACGCGCGGAGCCCGAGTATGCCCCGGACGAACTGTTGATTAGCGTGATCCAGGACTGCGGCACCTCGGACGGGCCGGCCGACCCTCCTCCGCTGCCCATCCCGCCCCCGCCTCCGCTGCCTCCGCCCCCATCGAAGGAGCTGCCCTCGCAGCCTCCTCTGCCGCCGCTGGAGCGGCCTGAGATAGAGCCCTTTTCAGGAGACCCAGTCTACCTGGCTGAGTTCCTCATGCAGCTAGAGACCTTCATAGCCGACCATGAGGATCATTTCCCCGGGGGCGCTGAGCGAGTGGCCTTTCTGATCTCCTTTTTCACTGGTGAAGCCAAGGACTGGGCCATCTCAGTCACCCAGGAGGGAAGCCCCCTGCATGCCAACTTCCCGCGCTTCCTGGATGAAATCCGTAAGGAATTCCGTGGCCCCATCCCCCCAAGTGTGGCTAAAAAGGCCATTCGCAAGCTCAAGCAGGGAGACTGTACCCTCGGCAGCTATGCAGATGCCTTTCAGTTCCTGGCCCAATTCTTGTCTTGGGATGACTGCCGCCTTCAAAACCAATTCCTCAAGGGCCTGTCAGAATTCTTCCGCAAGGAGCTCTTATGGTCAACCGAAATGGCCGACCTGGATGAGCTGATTCTCGAATGTGTGGAGATAGAAAGAAAAGTGCGTGTCCCCAAGCCAGTCCCGCTCCCTGGGGTTCGCAATATCTTCTTCCCTTTTGCTGCAGACTCTAACATCGGTGAAAGTGAAGAAGACTACTACAGTGGGGATGAAGATGAAGAGGCACGCAGGCGCAGGCTTTACGACAAGGACCAGCGGAGGCGTGTGAGAGCTATTCAGCAAGagatgagggagaaggaggaggaggagaggaggaagaaggaggacgagatgaggaagaaggagaaggagatgaaacaaaaacaggaggaggaggaggtggacgtggagggggaggagcaggtggaCGTGGAGgcggaggaagaggaggagatgaggaagaagaatgaggaagaagataagaataaagatgaggaagatgatgatGAGGATGGGGGCCAGGAACCAGAGCGGGAGCCAGAACAGGAGCAAGAGACAGAGGATGAGACCCAAGACGATGACCTAGATGAGCTGATGGAGATGGAGCCGACCTATGCCAATGcttcatctcagacttctggctACTATCATGAAAATTTCCTAGAGGCATCACCTCCCATAATACAGCCCAGCAGACGGAGGAACCAGAACCGAGTCCCACTTCTGGAGGGCCTTCCAGGTACCAATTCACCATTCTACAGTTCACCACCACTGATTCGCCGAGCAGGTCGCTTGGGGCAGCGCCAAATTCGAAGACGTCCCCCGGTGCTATTCCGCCTCACTCCGAGACAGGGGGGGCACCGGGCTGCGCGTGGCCGAATTCGCGTGTGA